One Roseimaritima multifibrata DNA window includes the following coding sequences:
- a CDS encoding efflux RND transporter periplasmic adaptor subunit, whose amino-acid sequence MLLQPSCRKAGGFIATASSLALLFCSIGCDKQSSTGKGPAVLQKVRFVPAIEDEVVNYVDLVGRTAANTEVQVQARVSGFLLEKKFTDGQLVKKGEVLFKIDPEVYQAVHAQSSAEVKVREAQLELAKKTFARSEKLHAQSAISDEEFEQNEASVAEAEAQLEVAKANFQRTLLDVKDTDVISPLTGRVNRALVDPGNYVSGGFGIGTILTKILSDQPIKAVANVDENVRLRFMRDLRKMAGADFKETDKIEDKKMPCFLQLQDETGFPHEGIITFAETGINEETGTSRIEATFENRDGLLKAGMFVRLRVQSSNFYKAVLVPERAIGTDQATRFVYVINAENKIEQRQVTLGELKNNLRVISSGVSPGEKVVTAGLLLIRNGQEVESVIDGAGADAPPASVKATPAPDSAAPSDSTE is encoded by the coding sequence ATGTTGCTTCAGCCATCCTGCCGCAAGGCCGGAGGTTTCATTGCGACGGCCAGCTCGCTGGCACTACTTTTCTGTTCGATTGGTTGCGACAAGCAATCGTCAACTGGAAAAGGTCCCGCAGTGCTGCAAAAGGTCCGCTTTGTCCCTGCCATCGAAGACGAAGTCGTCAACTATGTCGATTTGGTGGGGCGGACCGCTGCGAACACTGAGGTGCAAGTCCAGGCCCGAGTTTCAGGGTTTCTGTTAGAGAAAAAATTTACGGACGGCCAACTTGTCAAAAAAGGAGAGGTTCTTTTTAAGATCGATCCTGAGGTCTACCAAGCGGTCCACGCACAATCGAGTGCTGAGGTTAAAGTCCGCGAAGCCCAGTTAGAACTGGCCAAAAAGACATTTGCTCGCTCCGAAAAATTGCATGCTCAAAGTGCGATTTCGGACGAAGAATTCGAGCAAAACGAAGCCTCCGTCGCCGAGGCCGAGGCACAACTGGAGGTAGCCAAAGCGAATTTCCAACGGACTCTCTTGGATGTTAAGGATACCGACGTGATTTCCCCGCTGACCGGACGCGTTAATCGAGCCCTTGTGGATCCCGGCAACTATGTCAGCGGTGGTTTTGGTATTGGAACCATCCTTACCAAGATTCTTTCGGATCAACCGATCAAAGCCGTCGCGAACGTGGATGAGAATGTTCGTCTGCGGTTTATGCGTGATTTGCGAAAGATGGCCGGTGCTGATTTTAAGGAGACCGACAAAATCGAAGACAAGAAAATGCCTTGTTTTCTTCAGTTGCAGGATGAGACCGGATTTCCGCACGAAGGGATCATCACTTTTGCTGAAACGGGTATTAACGAGGAAACGGGAACCTCACGCATCGAAGCAACCTTCGAGAATCGTGACGGATTGCTTAAGGCGGGGATGTTTGTTCGGCTTCGCGTGCAGAGTTCCAATTTCTATAAGGCTGTGCTTGTTCCAGAGCGGGCCATTGGAACCGATCAAGCGACTCGATTCGTTTATGTGATCAATGCCGAGAACAAGATTGAACAGCGGCAGGTAACTTTGGGGGAACTAAAGAATAATCTGCGGGTTATTTCGTCTGGCGTTTCCCCGGGAGAGAAAGTGGTTACCGCAGGTCTGCTGTTGATCCGAAACGGTCAAGAGGTGGAATCGGTGATTGATGGAGCGGGTGCAGACGCTCCTCCAGCAAGTGTTAAGGCGACGCCTGCTCCAGATTCCGCAGCGCCGTCTGATTCGACCGAATGA
- a CDS encoding carbohydrate porin, with protein MMYDFAAAKHLSHRFGPRRMILMMGLIAALLPTGAANAQTICDGPSVTCDGQCVTCDGLGGCSCDLHGSGFLADMKRIRLNAADQGITFQNNLTQFYMGNTTGGNEQRFLYSGHGDYLANVDFGKLGVQEGLFLKVRAEHRFGTSLSGITGSVLPSNVAADLPVPNHEDLYITNFMITQALSEEFVLFAGKMDALDGDANAYAHGRGIRQFSNLGFVVNPIALRTIPYSTLGAGFAFLKDGAPLLSFIVWNPTNTTRTSGFSELFSEGVVLSGELNLPTDFYGLPGHQLFGATWSSRDMISLDQDPRIILPNVPIDRQSGSWSLYWNCDQALVQDRCDPKRTWGYFARAGIADKQTNPLQYFLSAGIGGASPLKHRTNDSFGAGYFYAGTSSDVGRFLETALGPIGDGQGIELFYNAAVTPALTITPDMQVLMPAQKSLNTALVAGLRMNLAF; from the coding sequence ATGATGTATGATTTCGCTGCAGCCAAGCATCTCTCCCACCGATTCGGTCCGCGAAGAATGATCTTGATGATGGGGCTGATTGCGGCGTTGCTCCCCACCGGTGCAGCAAACGCCCAGACAATCTGCGATGGTCCATCCGTTACGTGCGATGGGCAATGCGTCACGTGCGATGGCTTGGGCGGTTGTTCATGCGATCTTCACGGTTCCGGGTTTCTTGCGGACATGAAACGGATCCGCCTGAACGCGGCCGACCAAGGCATCACCTTTCAAAACAATCTCACTCAGTTCTACATGGGCAATACGACCGGTGGGAACGAGCAGCGTTTCCTCTACTCGGGCCATGGCGACTATCTGGCGAATGTTGACTTTGGAAAACTGGGCGTTCAAGAAGGACTGTTCCTCAAAGTCCGAGCGGAACATCGATTTGGAACTTCGCTGTCGGGAATCACCGGTTCTGTACTCCCTTCCAACGTGGCTGCCGACCTGCCCGTTCCGAATCATGAAGACCTCTACATAACGAATTTCATGATCACCCAAGCGCTTTCGGAAGAATTCGTTCTTTTCGCTGGCAAGATGGACGCACTTGATGGTGATGCAAACGCCTATGCCCATGGACGCGGGATCCGACAATTTTCCAACCTGGGATTTGTCGTCAATCCGATCGCGCTGCGAACGATCCCCTACTCCACCCTGGGCGCTGGATTTGCATTCCTCAAAGACGGTGCGCCCCTGTTGAGTTTCATCGTCTGGAACCCGACCAATACAACTCGGACGTCGGGCTTTAGCGAGCTGTTTAGTGAAGGGGTCGTGCTGAGCGGTGAACTCAATTTGCCGACCGATTTTTACGGTCTCCCAGGTCACCAACTGTTTGGTGCAACCTGGAGCAGCCGCGACATGATTTCACTGGACCAAGACCCTCGAATCATCCTGCCCAATGTTCCCATCGACCGCCAAAGCGGTTCGTGGTCTCTCTACTGGAACTGCGACCAAGCTTTGGTTCAAGACCGCTGCGATCCGAAACGAACCTGGGGATATTTCGCTCGAGCTGGAATCGCGGACAAACAGACCAATCCTCTCCAGTACTTCTTGTCTGCAGGGATTGGTGGTGCAAGCCCGCTGAAACACCGCACCAACGACAGCTTTGGTGCCGGATACTTCTACGCAGGCACAAGCAGCGATGTGGGCCGGTTCCTCGAAACGGCACTGGGTCCCATTGGCGACGGACAGGGTATTGAGCTGTTCTACAACGCAGCGGTCACCCCTGCCCTGACCATCACTCCTGACATGCAGGTCTTGATGCCCGCTCAAAAATCGCTGAACACCGCGCTTGTCGCAGGCCTCCGCATGAACTTGGCTTTCTAA
- a CDS encoding DUF6807 domain-containing protein, which translates to MNDWKFYTKSLWAFLAVPLLATGIILSVSQSAWAADEEKAAVARCQVVPQAGHRVSLQVDGVEKAVWNFSDAYPRPFFFPLNGPAGTSLTRIGHPGAPNHDHHLSVWFAHHDVDGISFWANSSKATVVQKEWLTYQDGDGAATMAVRNEWRDAEGTPRLDQQVVASLIALPDGESMLEIQTTLAAPEGVESVVLGKTNFGLLAVRVAKGLSAHFGDGQLTSSEGRQGEKENFEKSARWMDYSGSVGAGSGAARTTVREGITYHDHPSNPGYPSGWHVRNDGWMGSSLTMREPIEIKQGEPLTVRYLLHTHRGDMDASQAKEIHSAFSNRPGWELKKAPRPHVAWEVVRKES; encoded by the coding sequence ATGAACGATTGGAAATTTTACACGAAGTCCCTTTGGGCTTTTCTGGCTGTCCCGTTGTTAGCGACAGGCATTATCTTAAGTGTATCGCAGTCTGCCTGGGCCGCTGACGAAGAAAAGGCTGCTGTTGCTAGGTGCCAAGTGGTTCCTCAGGCGGGCCATCGGGTCTCATTGCAGGTGGATGGGGTCGAAAAAGCCGTGTGGAATTTTAGCGATGCCTATCCTCGCCCTTTCTTTTTTCCTCTAAATGGTCCTGCGGGGACCTCGCTGACCAGAATCGGCCATCCAGGAGCCCCGAACCATGATCATCATTTAAGTGTTTGGTTTGCCCATCATGACGTGGACGGAATCAGTTTTTGGGCGAACTCCTCAAAAGCCACAGTTGTTCAGAAGGAGTGGCTGACGTACCAGGATGGCGATGGAGCGGCAACGATGGCAGTGAGGAATGAATGGAGAGACGCCGAGGGGACGCCACGGCTAGACCAGCAGGTTGTTGCGTCGCTGATCGCACTTCCCGATGGTGAGTCCATGCTAGAAATTCAGACGACGCTCGCAGCCCCTGAGGGAGTGGAATCGGTTGTGCTGGGGAAAACAAATTTCGGACTGTTGGCCGTGCGCGTGGCCAAAGGCTTGTCCGCTCACTTTGGCGATGGGCAGCTAACCAGTAGCGAAGGGCGTCAAGGCGAAAAAGAGAACTTCGAAAAGTCAGCTCGATGGATGGACTACAGCGGTTCGGTCGGGGCGGGAAGCGGAGCGGCGAGGACAACCGTGCGTGAAGGTATCACGTATCACGATCATCCATCTAACCCTGGCTACCCCAGTGGCTGGCACGTTCGCAATGATGGCTGGATGGGGTCTTCATTGACGATGCGTGAGCCGATCGAAATTAAGCAGGGCGAGCCACTGACGGTGCGTTATCTATTGCACACCCATCGAGGCGACATGGATGCTTCGCAGGCCAAGGAAATCCATTCTGCATTTAGCAACCGTCCGGGGTGGGAGCTTAAGAAAGCACCTCGCCCGCACGTCGCTTGGGAAGTCGTCCGTAAGGAATCTTGA
- the fdhD gene encoding formate dehydrogenase accessory sulfurtransferase FdhD codes for MSGSIKPIVIQAGSRGYEVCRVEDDEWATLTDSLAIEEPLEIRIVQTIDGTKCESPISVTMRTPGDDTELALGFLLSEGLIRSASDIEGVRLCSKGSIVRVYLPAHCRIDTERLRRHFYTSSSCGVCGKTSIDAVTVHIQQPLEALPQAISPELIHSLPDKLRATQRLFDSTGGLHASGLFSTSGELICLREDVGRHNALDKLIGSQSYADDSRFSESILVVSGRVSFELVQKALVAGIPVLVAVGAPSSLAIDLAERHQMTLIGFVRNQRFNIYCGQDRIRRRR; via the coding sequence ATGAGTGGATCGATCAAACCCATCGTTATTCAAGCTGGTTCACGGGGCTATGAAGTTTGCCGCGTCGAAGATGACGAATGGGCGACGCTCACCGATTCGCTTGCGATAGAAGAGCCGCTTGAAATTCGCATCGTCCAAACCATCGACGGAACAAAATGCGAATCGCCCATTTCTGTCACGATGCGCACGCCGGGTGATGACACCGAACTTGCCTTGGGATTCCTACTCTCCGAAGGGCTCATCCGTTCCGCATCCGATATCGAAGGCGTCCGGCTCTGCTCAAAAGGAAGCATCGTTCGTGTCTATCTGCCCGCGCATTGCAGAATAGACACCGAGCGACTTCGCAGGCATTTCTACACGTCCAGCAGCTGCGGGGTTTGCGGCAAGACCTCCATCGATGCCGTCACCGTACACATCCAGCAACCCCTCGAAGCTTTACCTCAAGCCATCTCGCCGGAACTCATCCATTCACTGCCGGACAAGCTACGGGCGACGCAACGCCTCTTTGACAGTACAGGTGGCCTGCACGCCAGCGGCCTGTTCAGCACCTCCGGTGAATTGATTTGCCTCCGCGAAGATGTGGGCCGACACAATGCCCTCGACAAACTGATCGGATCTCAATCGTATGCAGACGATTCACGTTTCAGCGAATCGATCCTCGTTGTCAGCGGTCGAGTCAGTTTTGAACTGGTGCAGAAAGCACTTGTCGCAGGCATCCCCGTACTTGTTGCCGTGGGGGCTCCCTCTAGCTTGGCGATCGATCTGGCGGAACGTCACCAAATGACTCTGATCGGATTTGTTCGCAATCAACGTTTTAATATTTACTGCGGGCAGGACCGCATTCGAAGGAGACGATAA
- a CDS encoding FdhF/YdeP family oxidoreductase, giving the protein MTSTNSQSGIDVISRKDDHDGAVDRGHGVIHLVPTEQDVELRQKAVKTKAAGVEAVLKSFQYGIGEAGLLRGTLPMLQLNQAQGFDCPGCAWPESDTHRSSFEFCENGAKAVAHESDKRRATAQFFRDHSISEMSRHSDYWLEQQGRLTEPMFLDEGASHYQPIRWEDAFQLIAEELNNLDSPDQAAFYTSGKATNEAAFAYQIFARGYGTNNLPDCSNMCHEASGRALTKMMGMGKGTVKLDDFEKAELVFVVGQNPGTNHPRQLSALQTSKRNGAKIISVNPLPEAGLMGFMNPQQVSGMLGISTQLTDLFLQVKINGDIPLFKGIIKQLVEWEDERGDVIDRQFTEEFTEGMADLLANVREASWDQIVSRSGIPKNQIVQAAKWASETSRIIVCWCLGVTQHRNGTQNVQELLNLLLIRGAIGKPGAGACCVRGHSNVQGDRTMGVWEKPPQSLLDQIEKVFGFHPPQERGFDSQRTAKAMHEGKVKVLVSLGGNFLLALPDTQFTAEAIQNTDLTVRIGTKLNRADLLTGRRSLILPCLGRTEADVRPAANGKPARPQFTSTENSMGVVQSSQGKFAPASKDLMNEVAILCKMAHAVLGDRTGIDWQAWADDYDQIREGIAAVIPGCENYNQLVRQKGGFYLPNGPRKRNFTTPSGKAVMTVNPIPKDEIKPGQFAMTTVRSHDQFNTTIYGLDDRYRGLYNVRQIVMMNEADIAEQGLKPEQAIDVESHFEGETRKVCGFRVVAYPIPRQCVAMYFPEANPLIPMNSTDEFSNCPSFKHTIVSVRASGTKH; this is encoded by the coding sequence ATGACGTCAACGAATTCTCAATCTGGTATCGATGTCATCTCTCGCAAGGATGATCATGACGGAGCCGTCGATCGCGGCCATGGCGTAATCCACTTGGTCCCCACCGAACAAGACGTTGAACTACGGCAAAAGGCGGTCAAGACCAAAGCAGCAGGAGTCGAGGCGGTTCTAAAAAGCTTCCAATATGGAATTGGAGAAGCCGGCCTGCTGCGCGGGACGTTGCCGATGTTGCAATTGAATCAGGCCCAAGGATTCGATTGCCCAGGATGTGCATGGCCCGAATCCGATACCCACCGGTCCTCATTTGAATTCTGCGAAAATGGCGCCAAAGCGGTTGCCCATGAATCGGATAAACGTCGAGCCACCGCCCAGTTTTTTCGTGATCATAGCATCAGCGAGATGTCCAGGCATTCGGATTACTGGCTTGAACAACAAGGGCGTCTAACCGAACCGATGTTCCTCGATGAAGGAGCCTCGCACTACCAACCGATCCGCTGGGAAGATGCTTTCCAGCTGATCGCAGAAGAGCTGAACAACTTAGACTCCCCCGACCAAGCGGCTTTCTACACTTCGGGCAAAGCGACCAATGAAGCCGCATTCGCATACCAGATCTTCGCCAGAGGCTATGGCACCAACAACCTTCCTGACTGCTCCAACATGTGCCACGAAGCAAGTGGCCGTGCACTCACCAAAATGATGGGGATGGGAAAGGGAACGGTAAAGCTGGATGATTTTGAAAAAGCAGAACTGGTTTTTGTGGTTGGCCAAAACCCTGGCACAAACCATCCACGCCAACTGTCCGCATTGCAAACTTCCAAACGCAATGGGGCAAAGATCATCAGCGTCAATCCTCTGCCCGAAGCAGGATTGATGGGATTCATGAACCCTCAGCAGGTATCGGGAATGCTGGGGATTTCAACGCAACTGACCGACCTGTTCCTGCAAGTCAAAATCAATGGCGACATCCCACTTTTCAAAGGGATCATCAAACAGCTAGTCGAATGGGAAGACGAACGGGGCGACGTGATAGACCGCCAGTTTACGGAAGAATTTACCGAGGGAATGGCCGATCTACTTGCGAACGTTCGCGAGGCGTCCTGGGACCAAATCGTTTCGCGAAGCGGCATTCCCAAGAACCAAATCGTGCAGGCCGCGAAGTGGGCTAGCGAGACATCCCGGATCATTGTCTGTTGGTGCCTTGGCGTTACCCAGCATCGCAATGGCACCCAAAATGTCCAGGAACTGCTAAACCTACTTCTCATTCGCGGAGCGATTGGCAAGCCAGGCGCAGGAGCGTGCTGTGTACGCGGGCACTCCAATGTCCAAGGGGACCGCACCATGGGCGTCTGGGAAAAGCCTCCACAATCATTGCTCGATCAAATTGAAAAGGTCTTCGGATTTCACCCGCCGCAAGAGCGGGGATTCGATTCCCAACGTACCGCGAAAGCGATGCACGAGGGAAAGGTAAAGGTTCTGGTGTCGCTGGGCGGCAATTTCCTGCTTGCCCTTCCAGACACTCAATTCACCGCCGAAGCGATTCAAAACACGGACCTGACAGTCCGAATTGGTACCAAACTGAACCGTGCGGATCTGTTGACCGGGCGACGGTCACTGATCCTTCCCTGCTTGGGACGAACCGAAGCGGATGTGCGTCCCGCCGCCAACGGCAAACCGGCTAGGCCTCAGTTCACCAGCACCGAAAACTCGATGGGAGTCGTGCAAAGTTCGCAGGGCAAATTCGCACCTGCTTCAAAAGACCTTATGAATGAAGTTGCGATCCTCTGCAAAATGGCTCACGCCGTCCTCGGCGACCGAACCGGCATCGACTGGCAGGCCTGGGCCGACGACTACGATCAAATCCGCGAAGGGATCGCAGCAGTCATTCCCGGCTGCGAAAACTACAATCAACTTGTCCGCCAAAAAGGGGGCTTCTACCTTCCCAATGGCCCCCGCAAACGAAACTTCACAACCCCTAGCGGCAAAGCGGTGATGACGGTCAATCCCATCCCGAAAGATGAGATCAAGCCTGGACAATTCGCGATGACCACCGTGCGAAGTCACGATCAATTCAACACAACGATTTACGGACTGGACGACCGCTACCGTGGGCTCTACAACGTGCGGCAAATTGTGATGATGAACGAAGCGGACATTGCCGAACAGGGACTAAAGCCCGAGCAAGCGATTGACGTTGAAAGTCACTTTGAAGGAGAAACACGTAAAGTCTGTGGATTTCGAGTGGTCGCTTATCCAATCCCACGACAATGCGTGGCGATGTATTTCCCTGAAGCGAACCCGCTGATTCCAATGAACAGCACCGATGAGTTTAGTAATTGCCCCTCCTTCAAACACACCATCGTTAGCGTACGTGCAAGCGGAACCAAACACTGA
- the moaA gene encoding GTP 3',8-cyclase MoaA has protein sequence MPVNPSSADQCIASQPLTDSFGRVHRNLRISVTDRCNIRCFYCMPNENIRFRPRAELLTFQEIERFVRVVSAAGINKIRITGGEPLLRKDLPKLIEMLRAIPAIEDIAMTTNGILLDQYAVALRDAGLDRLNISLDTLDEQTFKKITRRSGIDRVLNGIAAAQATGFENIRLNAIAIKGLTETEISPLAKFAQAQNMNLRFIEFMPLDADGKWKEEDVLTGDRIREILTSEVGELRPCDRPDLSQPAVEYEFAGGRGRIGLINSVSQPFCSTCNRLRLTAEGQVRNCLFSDAEWDARAVIREGGSDAMLLQRVREGVLAKKRGHGKDSIEFAPTARAMYQIGG, from the coding sequence ATGCCAGTCAATCCTTCTTCTGCAGATCAGTGCATCGCCTCGCAACCACTAACCGATTCGTTCGGCCGCGTGCATCGAAATCTACGAATTAGCGTTACCGACCGCTGCAATATTCGTTGTTTCTACTGCATGCCTAACGAGAACATACGCTTTCGTCCTCGAGCAGAACTACTGACCTTCCAAGAGATTGAACGCTTCGTTCGCGTGGTCTCTGCCGCAGGCATTAACAAGATTCGCATCACAGGAGGCGAACCGCTGCTGCGCAAGGATTTGCCAAAGCTGATCGAAATGCTGCGTGCAATCCCTGCGATCGAAGATATCGCGATGACAACCAACGGAATCTTACTCGATCAATATGCCGTGGCACTACGCGATGCGGGCCTCGATCGACTTAACATTTCGCTGGACACACTTGACGAGCAGACGTTTAAAAAAATCACGCGTCGCAGCGGAATCGACCGAGTCCTTAACGGGATTGCCGCGGCTCAGGCGACTGGATTTGAGAACATCCGGCTAAATGCGATTGCAATTAAGGGACTGACAGAGACTGAAATCAGTCCGCTTGCCAAATTCGCCCAAGCACAAAACATGAATCTTCGGTTCATCGAATTCATGCCCTTGGATGCCGACGGCAAATGGAAAGAGGAAGATGTCTTAACCGGCGATCGCATCCGAGAAATCCTCACGTCCGAAGTTGGCGAACTGCGTCCCTGCGATCGCCCCGACCTTAGCCAACCGGCTGTCGAGTACGAGTTTGCCGGTGGGCGGGGACGCATTGGTTTGATTAACTCTGTTTCGCAGCCGTTCTGTTCCACCTGCAACCGGCTTCGCCTGACCGCGGAAGGACAGGTGCGCAACTGCCTATTCTCCGATGCCGAATGGGATGCGCGCGCGGTAATAAGAGAAGGAGGCAGCGACGCGATGTTGCTTCAACGCGTACGCGAAGGCGTGCTTGCCAAAAAACGAGGGCACGGAAAAGATTCGATTGAATTCGCGCCGACCGCGAGGGCAATGTACCAGATCGGTGGCTAA
- a CDS encoding alpha/beta hydrolase, with translation MTLTTTGICTATEQNPKKPKRNTPPKAAQGFQWVNAMPKNHHPSLKHATFRSPSLNRDVGYVILLPTEYKANPNQKFPVVYYLHGGRPGSETKSIGLAASIDNAMANSDASAAIYVFVNGGPVSHYNIPDAPEKQGASLFIEELIPHIDATYRTIANRSGRALEGFSQGGRATMRLALRHPDLFCSAAAGGGGYATEKRISEEDGYENPKLRFSPGDNTWDLARVYAKRPHPTVQWMIYVGDKGFNYENNLQYMQFLDSLQIPYERIVVPGATHSAKQIYDAAGLKIMRFHAANFRDAAKPKSE, from the coding sequence ATGACACTTACTACGACCGGCATTTGTACGGCGACGGAACAGAATCCCAAGAAGCCCAAACGGAACACTCCCCCAAAGGCCGCACAAGGTTTTCAGTGGGTCAATGCGATGCCCAAGAACCACCATCCGTCGCTTAAACATGCAACGTTCCGCAGTCCTTCGCTGAACCGCGATGTGGGCTATGTGATCCTGTTACCTACTGAATACAAGGCCAACCCCAATCAGAAATTTCCGGTTGTCTACTATTTGCATGGAGGGCGTCCCGGAAGCGAAACCAAAAGCATCGGACTAGCCGCCTCGATCGACAACGCGATGGCGAACTCCGATGCCTCGGCAGCGATTTATGTCTTTGTTAATGGTGGCCCCGTCAGCCATTACAACATCCCTGATGCTCCGGAGAAACAAGGGGCCAGTCTCTTCATCGAAGAATTGATTCCCCACATTGACGCAACCTACCGAACGATTGCCAACCGTTCAGGGCGAGCCTTAGAAGGTTTCTCCCAAGGTGGGCGAGCGACCATGCGACTAGCGCTTCGCCACCCGGATCTATTTTGCAGCGCCGCGGCGGGCGGTGGGGGCTATGCCACCGAAAAACGGATCAGTGAAGAAGATGGCTACGAAAACCCAAAACTCCGTTTCAGCCCGGGGGACAATACTTGGGACCTTGCCCGCGTTTACGCAAAACGCCCTCACCCCACTGTCCAATGGATGATCTACGTAGGTGACAAAGGATTCAATTACGAGAACAATTTGCAATACATGCAATTCCTGGACTCGCTACAGATTCCCTACGAACGGATCGTGGTTCCCGGAGCTACCCACTCGGCAAAACAAATCTACGACGCAGCAGGTTTGAAAATCATGCGGTTCCATGCAGCAAATTTCCGTGACGCGGCAAAGCCGAAAAGCGAATGA
- a CDS encoding sulfotransferase domain-containing protein produces MKRLVWLASYPKSGNTWMRMLLSAYQQDRDKNFEIDDAFRSTISASRRATFLRVANKQELEIPQIDSLREAVQRSIAQTIKPPILLKTHDACVQHNGFPVIRKELTLGAIYVIRNPLDVVDSFADHMGLSTDGAISAMNNPRFSIGGKDAELVPQYLQTWSNHVRTWTEHNNFPVHVIRYEDLHAAPHFTFRNALNFLGWNVDSRRLKHAIQASSFSNLKQQEERKGFAERSQSSRSGRFFRNGKTGNWRETLTPEHIQQIVSMHGPVMEFYGYHLPCQSTDSSLTTETSNIKKQIINL; encoded by the coding sequence ATGAAACGACTTGTCTGGCTAGCGTCTTACCCTAAATCGGGTAACACATGGATGCGAATGCTACTTTCGGCATACCAGCAGGACCGCGACAAGAACTTCGAAATCGATGATGCCTTTCGGTCAACGATCTCTGCCTCACGACGTGCGACCTTTCTGCGGGTCGCCAACAAACAAGAACTAGAAATACCCCAAATCGATTCGTTACGTGAAGCGGTACAGCGATCCATTGCACAAACAATCAAACCTCCGATCCTGCTAAAAACGCATGATGCATGCGTCCAGCACAACGGATTTCCAGTCATCCGCAAAGAATTGACACTGGGGGCTATCTATGTGATCCGCAATCCCTTGGATGTGGTCGACTCCTTTGCCGATCACATGGGGCTCTCGACCGACGGTGCGATCTCAGCCATGAACAATCCCCGCTTCTCCATTGGTGGAAAAGACGCAGAACTTGTCCCTCAATACCTCCAAACGTGGAGCAACCACGTGCGTACATGGACCGAGCACAACAACTTTCCGGTGCATGTTATTCGCTACGAAGACCTCCATGCAGCCCCTCATTTTACGTTCCGTAACGCCCTGAATTTTTTGGGATGGAATGTGGACAGTCGGCGATTAAAACATGCCATTCAAGCCAGTTCATTCAGTAACCTCAAACAACAGGAAGAAAGAAAAGGCTTTGCTGAGCGCAGTCAATCTTCTAGGAGCGGACGCTTCTTTCGAAACGGGAAAACTGGCAACTGGCGAGAAACACTAACGCCTGAACACATCCAACAGATTGTTTCCATGCACGGTCCGGTTATGGAATTCTACGGCTACCATCTCCCCTGCCAATCAACGGACTCTTCTTTAACGACAGAAACATCAAACATAAAAAAACAAATAATTAACCTTTAA
- a CDS encoding ankyrin repeat domain-containing protein, with translation MMFIRPMTLAALLYLISPAPNANAVPRDPVKSVTILYDLPYGPVYRRGAEQETEIWKTEGWTPETFFEDPDTIALCDTISDGSPEQLKKGIANAKDLNHQGTKNFTLLHWAYLDNNIIAFRLLLEAGASPDIPLTDHIFCKRLRHYLLKGDTILFTSIQDIAWQFTILAAKHTHKPNLRNAKNDTTLLTLTRARIASSVIDSVLQAVLQTGVDINARGEFHSTAAFRAITWNRADICLSLLKAGAAPDLKHPNNLTIKSVLEFEQQHLRKKGISSADKDALEKWLNAHEKTSANPDLTQPTNKGNQGESER, from the coding sequence ATGATGTTTATTCGCCCAATGACACTCGCTGCATTACTGTATCTTATTTCGCCAGCACCGAATGCCAACGCCGTACCTCGCGATCCGGTCAAGTCTGTAACGATACTTTACGACCTTCCGTATGGCCCGGTTTATCGACGTGGGGCTGAACAAGAAACAGAGATTTGGAAAACGGAAGGCTGGACTCCTGAAACTTTTTTTGAAGACCCCGACACGATTGCCCTTTGCGACACCATTTCGGACGGATCTCCGGAACAACTAAAGAAAGGAATTGCGAACGCAAAAGATCTAAACCATCAGGGGACCAAAAATTTCACATTGCTTCACTGGGCCTACTTAGACAACAACATCATCGCCTTTAGACTGCTACTGGAAGCCGGGGCCAGCCCAGACATTCCACTTACAGATCATATTTTTTGCAAAAGGTTGCGTCACTATCTTCTCAAAGGCGACACCATCCTGTTCACTTCCATCCAAGACATTGCTTGGCAATTTACAATACTTGCGGCGAAACATACTCACAAACCAAATCTTCGAAACGCAAAGAACGACACGACGTTACTAACCTTAACACGCGCCAGGATCGCATCTTCGGTCATAGACTCCGTCCTGCAGGCTGTCCTCCAAACCGGCGTTGACATTAACGCTCGAGGCGAATTTCATTCGACAGCCGCATTCAGAGCGATCACATGGAATCGTGCGGACATCTGCTTAAGTCTGCTAAAAGCTGGCGCGGCACCAGACCTGAAGCACCCAAACAACCTGACGATAAAATCTGTCCTTGAATTTGAGCAACAGCATCTTCGCAAAAAAGGAATTTCATCCGCTGACAAAGATGCTTTAGAAAAATGGCTGAACGCTCATGAAAAAACGTCGGCGAATCCTGACCTCACTCAGCCGACGAACAAAGGAAACCAAGGTGAATCCGAACGCTAA